In a single window of the Harpia harpyja isolate bHarHar1 chromosome 3, bHarHar1 primary haplotype, whole genome shotgun sequence genome:
- the VPS18 gene encoding vacuolar protein sorting-associated protein 18 homolog: MASILDEYEDSLYRSASVQQSRASVGIPHSGYVNARLEKETPIFNKQRIDFAPPEKINSLVVSSNQLCMSLGKDTLLRIDLGKPDEPNQVELGRKDEAKVYKMFLDHTGSHLLIALNTGECLYLNRSVQKVRALSRWKGHLIESVGWNKFLGSETNTGPILVGTAQGQIYEAEISVSEGSLFSTNPDQYFRQVYTLEEESGPAPVCCLEIERGIEGKFFIIATTRKRLFQFVGKVPEGTEQQGFSSIFAMHADHLPSFREFPANFGFSEIAFYTPKLRSNPRSFAWMMGNGVLYGTLDYSRPDSILSDERVWVYPSDIDITVNKPISIVLTQFHFLLLLPDRVKAVCTLNGQVVFQDLFLEKFGLLTRMIKDPTVQQIWIHTEKVVFRYHVQRESRDVWKMYMNMNKFDLAKEYCKDRPECLDIVLAKEAEHCFQNKRYLDSAKCYALTQNYFEEIALKFIEAKQEEALMEFLIKKLSNLKPSEKTQTTLLTTWLTELYLNWLGILEGDPSQRNLYLDIREKFRTFLSSPKNKDCLFNNRASIYELLASHGDTEHMVYFAVIMQDYERVVAHHCQHDEYDEALNVLSRHRDEKLFYKFSPVLIQHIPKKVVDAWISMGSRLDARNLIPALVNYSQSASTQQINEAIRYMEFCVYQLEETQQAIHNYLLSLYALCRPDSLLSYLEQAGTNPNRIHYDLKYALRLCAEHGHHHACVHIYKVMELYEEAVDLALQVDVDLAKSCADLPEDDEELRKKLWLKIARHVVQEEKDVKKAMACLSSCALLKIEDVLPFFPDFVTIDHFKEAICNSLEDYNKHIEELKREMEEATQSAKRIREDIQEMRNKYGSVEPQEKCAACDFPLLNRPFYLFLCGHMFHYDCLLQAVFPNLPAYKQAKLEDLQKKLAATSQPSKSHHRPKDADTISLGKGQQSREQIKADIDDIVAAECVYCGELMIRSIDKPFIDPQKYEEEMQSWL, from the exons GATATGTGAATGCACGACTGGAGAAGGAAACACCAATATTTAACAAGCAAAGGATTGATTTTGCTCCTCCAGAGAAAATTAACAGCTTAGTGGTCTCCTCTAACCAGCTCTGTATGAGCCTTGGCAAAGACACCCTTCTCAG GATTGATCTTGGGAAGCCAGATGAACCTAATCAGGTAGAGCTGGGACGCAAAGATGAAGCCAAAGTCTACAAGATGTTTTTGGACCACACAG GCTCTCATCTCCTGATTGCTCTGAACACCGGTGAATGCCTTTACCTGAACAGAAGTGTTCAGAAAGTGCGAGCACTCTCCCGCTGGAAAGGCCACTTGATTGAAAGTGTGGGCTGGAACAAATTTCTTGGTTCAGAGACCAACACTGGGCCTATCTTGGTGGGGACAGCCCAGGGGCAGATCTATGAGGCTGAAATCTCTGTCAGCGAGGGAAGCCTTTTCAGCACTAACCCTGACCAGTACTTCCGACAGGTCTACACTCTGGAGGAGGAATCGGGACCTGCCCCAGTCTGCTGCTTGGAGATTGAACGTGGAATAGAAGGGAAGTTTTTTATTATAGCCACTACTCGGAAGAGACTCTTCCAGTTTGTTGGCAAAGTGCCTGAAGGGACAGAGCAGCAAGGCTTCAGCTCCATATTTGCTATGCATGCTGACCATTTGCCCAGCTTCCGGGAGTTTCCAGCCAACTTTGGTTTCAGTGAGATAGCTTTTTACACCCCAAAACTGCGCTCCAACCCACGCTCCTTTGCCTGGATGATGGGAAATGGTGTTTTATATGGTACGTTGGATTATAGCCGTCCTGATTCAATTTTGAGTGATGAACGGGTCTGGGTTTATCCTTCTGATATTGACATAACTGTGAACAAGCCAATATCCATTGTACTTACCCAGTTCcacttcctgttgctgctgcctgATCGGGTGAAGGCTGTATGCACTCTGAATGGGCAGGTTGTTTTTCAGGATCTGTTCCTGGAGAAGTTTGGCTTACTGACACGCATGATCAAAGATCCCACAGTCCAGCAGATATGGATCCACACTGAGAAAGTAGTGTTCCGCTACCATGTCCAGCGGGAATCTAGAGATGTGTGGAAGATGTATATGAATATGAACAAATTTGATTTAGCCAAAGAGTATTGTAAAGACCGTCCAGAGTGCCTGGATATTGTGCTGGCGAAAGAGGCAGAGCACTGCTTCCAAAACAAGAGGTATCTAGACAGTGCCAAATGTTATGCGCTGACCCAGAACTACTTTGAGGAAATTGCCCTTAAGTTCATTGAAGCCAAGCAAGAAGAGGCCCTGATGGAGTTTCTGATTAAGAAGCTAAGTAACCTAAAGCCTTCCGAGAAGACACAGACCACTCTGCTGACCACATGGTTAACGGAGCTGTACCTGAACTGGCTAGGTATATTGGAAGGAGATCCCTCACAGCGAAATCTCTATTTGGATATCCGCGAGAAGTTTCGCACTTTCCTGAGCAGTCCTAAAAACAAAGACTGTCTATTTAATAACCGGGCATCTATTTATGAGCTGTTGGCAAGCCATGGGGACACAGAGCACATGGTCTACTTTGCAGTTATCATGCAGGACTACGAGCGTGTAGTAGCTCACCACTGCCAGCATGATGAGTATGATGAAGCTCTAAATGTGCTGTCCAGGCACAGAGATGAGAAGCTGTTCTACAAGTTCTCTCCAGTCCTCATCCAGCATATTCCCAAGAAGGTAGTTGATGCTTGGATTTCTATGGGTTCTAGACTGGATGCCAGGAACCTCATTCCAGCCCTTGTTAACTATAGCCAGAGTGCCAGCACCCAGCAGATCAATGAAGCCATTAGATATATGGAGTTCTGTGTCTATCAGTTGGAGGAAACCCAGCAAGCCATTCACAACTACCTGTTGTCTCTTTACGCTTTGTGTCGGCCAGACTCACTGCTATCATACCTGGAGCAAGCAGGAACCAACCCAAACAGGATCCACTATGACCTGAAGTATGCATTGCGCCTATGTGCAGAGCATGGGCACCACCATGCATGTGTCCATATTTACAAAGTGATGGAATTATATGAGGAGGCTGTGGATCTTGCCTTACag GTGGATGTTGATCTTGCCAAGTCCTGTGCAGATCTCCCTGAAGATGATGAGGAACTCCGGAAGAAGCTCTGGTTGAAGATTGCTCGCCATGTTGTTCAGGAAGAGAAGGATGTCAAGAAAGCAATGGCCTGCCTCTCCAGCTGTGCCCTACTGAAGATTGAAGACGTCCTGCCATTCTTTCCAGACTTTGTCACTATTGACCATTTCAAGGAGGCAATCTGTAACTCCCTGGAGGACTACAACAAGCACATTGAGGAGCTGAAAAGGGAGATGGAGGAAGCCACACAGAGTGCCAAGAGAATCCGAGAGGACATTCAGGAAATGAGAAATAAGTATGGCTCTGTGGAGCCTCAGGAAAAATGTGCTGCTTGTGACTTTCCACTTCTAAACCGCCCTTTTTACCTTTTCCTGTGTGGTCACATGTTTCATTATGACTGTCTCCTCCAAGCAGTTTTCCCAAACCTTCCTGCCTATAAGCAGGCAAAACTCGAAGATCTTCAGAAGAAGCTGGCAGCTACCAGTCAGCCTTCCAAGAGCCACCATCGTCCCAAAGATGCAGATACCATTAGCTTGGGGAAAGGGCAGCAGAGCCGGGAACAGATCAAAGCTGACATTGATGATATTGTGGCAGCCGAATGTGTGTACTGTGGTGAGCTGATGATCCGGTCTATTGACAAGCCTTTTATTGATCCCCAAAAGTATGAAGAGGAGATGCAAAGCTGGCTGTAG